Proteins co-encoded in one Streptomyces sp. NBC_01283 genomic window:
- a CDS encoding DeoR/GlpR family DNA-binding transcription regulator has translation MSENQNLLAEQRRALILDEVRRRGGVRVNELTRKLGVSDMTVRRDLDALARQGVLEKVHGGAVPVVEASTHEPGFEAKSGLELNAKEDIARTAASLVAPGTAIALSGGTTTYALAHHLLDVPDLTVVTNSVRVADVFHSAQRTSGQRQGAATVVLTGGVRTPSDSLVGPVADQAIGALHFDVLFLGVHGISAEAGLSTPNLAEAETNRRLVQSARRVIVVADHTKWGTVGLSSFASLEQVDTLVTDAGLPAEARTEISEHLRRLVVTGEPEEPGADEQGEHGESVGRAANAGSTADI, from the coding sequence GTGAGTGAGAATCAGAACCTCCTCGCGGAGCAGCGCCGCGCCTTGATCCTCGATGAGGTACGCCGCCGGGGCGGGGTCCGTGTCAATGAACTGACCCGCAAGCTGGGTGTGTCGGACATGACGGTCCGCCGCGACCTCGACGCCCTCGCCCGCCAGGGAGTCCTGGAGAAGGTGCACGGCGGCGCCGTCCCGGTCGTCGAGGCGAGCACGCACGAGCCGGGGTTCGAGGCCAAGTCGGGCCTGGAGCTGAACGCCAAGGAGGACATCGCGCGCACCGCGGCCTCACTGGTGGCGCCGGGCACGGCGATCGCGCTCTCCGGCGGCACGACGACGTATGCGCTGGCCCACCATCTCCTGGACGTGCCGGACCTCACGGTGGTGACGAACTCGGTGCGGGTCGCGGATGTCTTCCACTCCGCGCAGCGCACCTCGGGCCAGCGTCAGGGCGCGGCCACCGTCGTCCTCACGGGCGGGGTGCGCACTCCGTCGGACTCGCTGGTCGGTCCGGTCGCCGACCAGGCGATCGGCGCGCTGCACTTCGATGTGCTCTTCCTGGGTGTGCACGGCATATCGGCGGAGGCCGGTCTGTCCACGCCGAACCTCGCGGAGGCGGAGACCAACCGGCGTCTGGTGCAGTCGGCGCGGCGGGTCATCGTGGTCGCCGACCACACCAAGTGGGGCACGGTGGGGCTCAGTTCGTTCGCCTCGCTGGAGCAGGTCGACACGCTCGTGACGGATGCGGGTCTTCCCGCGGAGGCGCGGACGGAGATCTCCGAGCATCTGCGGCGCCTGGTGGTCACGGGCGAGCCCGAGGAGCCGGGGGCCGACGAGCAGGGCGAGCACGGCGAAAGTGTCGGGCGGGCGGCGAACGCCGGTAGCACCGCAGACATCTGA
- a CDS encoding PLP-dependent cysteine synthase family protein codes for MSTTQQDQADEPTTTLDVDRSDAEYRAWLKEAVRKVQADANRSADTHLLRFPLPEQWGIDLYLKDESTHPTGSLKHRLARSLFLYGLCNGWIRPGRPVIEASSGSTAVSEAYFAKLIGVPFIAVMPRTTSAEKCRLIEFHGGQCHFVDDSRTMYAESAALAVETGGHYMDQFTYAERATDWRGNNNIAESIYQQMKLERYPEPAWIVATAGTGGTSATIARYVHYMQHDTRICVADPENSCFFDGWTNHDPDATSDCGSRIEGIGRPRMEPSFVPGAIDRMMKVPDAASVAAVRALEQAIGLKAGGSTGTGLWSSLKIVAEMVAEGRTGSVVTLICDPGDRYLDKYYSDAWLAEQGLDITPYAAAIKSLLANGTWT; via the coding sequence GTGAGCACCACACAGCAGGATCAAGCCGACGAGCCGACGACCACGCTCGATGTGGACCGCAGCGACGCGGAGTACCGGGCCTGGCTCAAAGAAGCCGTACGCAAAGTGCAGGCCGATGCCAATCGTTCCGCCGACACGCATCTGCTGCGCTTCCCGCTGCCGGAACAGTGGGGCATCGACCTGTATCTCAAGGACGAGTCGACCCATCCGACCGGCAGCCTCAAGCACCGTCTCGCCCGCTCGCTCTTCCTCTACGGCCTCTGCAACGGCTGGATCCGGCCGGGGCGCCCGGTCATCGAGGCCTCCAGCGGCTCGACGGCCGTCTCCGAGGCGTACTTCGCGAAGCTGATCGGCGTGCCCTTCATCGCGGTGATGCCCCGCACGACGAGCGCCGAGAAGTGCCGACTGATCGAATTCCACGGCGGCCAGTGTCACTTCGTGGACGACTCACGCACGATGTACGCCGAGTCGGCCGCCCTCGCCGTCGAGACCGGCGGTCACTACATGGACCAGTTCACCTACGCGGAACGGGCGACCGACTGGCGGGGCAACAACAACATCGCCGAGTCGATCTACCAGCAGATGAAGCTGGAGCGCTACCCGGAGCCCGCGTGGATCGTCGCCACGGCGGGCACCGGCGGCACCTCGGCGACCATCGCCCGTTACGTCCACTACATGCAGCACGACACCCGGATCTGTGTCGCCGACCCCGAGAACTCGTGCTTCTTCGACGGCTGGACCAACCACGACCCGGACGCCACCAGCGACTGCGGATCCCGCATCGAGGGCATCGGCAGGCCGCGGATGGAGCCGAGCTTCGTGCCCGGCGCCATCGACCGCATGATGAAGGTGCCGGACGCGGCGAGCGTCGCCGCCGTACGAGCCCTGGAGCAGGCGATCGGCCTCAAGGCGGGCGGCTCGACCGGCACCGGCCTGTGGAGCTCCTTGAAGATCGTCGCCGAGATGGTGGCCGAGGGCCGCACCGGCAGTGTCGTCACGCTCATCTGCGACCCGGGCGACCGCTATCTGGACAAGTACTACTCGGACGCGTGGCTGGCCGAACAGGGGCTGGACATCACGCCGTACGCGGCCGCCATCAAGTCGCTCCTCGCGAACGGCACCTGGACCTAG
- a CDS encoding ABC transporter permease, giving the protein MSSGTTPTAAASASATATARISLSSLRGHKRRFAGTFLAVMLGVAFLAGTLVMGDTLRGSFDTMFGNATSGTDAVVRSADTITTPDDSQGTRQPVKTSLVEKIERTDGVAAAAPSIQGAGQLLGKDKEPIGGQGPPTLAGNWIGDTELNAYQLAEGRAPAKSGEVVVNRGAADSGDLKTGDTTTLRTPEPVQVTIVGLAAFGGEDGMAQTTFTGMTQADAEKYLTPKPGEAASIQVRAGPGVSEQELVDALSPVLPKGVEAITGEASAAENTDNISGRFLTLFTSFLLVFSGIALLVATFSIHNTFAIVVAQRTRENALLRALGASRRQVTAATLIEASVVAVAASVAGLAGGIGIAAGLQALFPAIGFPFPEGDLVISGLSMLLPPAVGIVVCLGSALLPAVRAGRTAPLAALRETAVDRSGASRNRAVAGAVLALAAVGLSLTGVLVSPSVWLAGAGAVLALVAFVVLGPVASSRAVRILGEPLDRLRGVTGGLARRNALRSPKRTAATASALMIGVAVVSLFTVFGASLKATMDQTVNRSFAGDLAISTPGFGAGGSGLSPKLAPALAERPEVSTAVGLGRGAAEVDGEGRALTVTDPGPFAKSFDLGTVDGSLDGLGTNGIAITREEAEKQDLKVGSTTEFAFADGKKATFTVRALYGRSELAGDYVITREAWAPHRMQDADSLVSVSLKDGVSAADGKAAVSKVTQEYGNPDVQTRGEYAQSAAGGIDMMLTLVYALLALAVLIALLGIANTLTLAIHERTRELGLLRAVGQTRAQLRAMVRWESVLVAAFGTAGGLVLGGFLGWVLVKASDGATSSAFAFAVPPVQLAVVVLVGLTAGALAGLRPARRAARLDVLRAIATE; this is encoded by the coding sequence ATGAGTTCCGGCACCACACCCACCGCTGCTGCCTCCGCCTCCGCCACCGCCACCGCCCGCATCAGCCTCTCCTCCCTCCGCGGACACAAGCGCCGTTTCGCCGGTACGTTCCTCGCGGTCATGCTCGGTGTCGCCTTCCTGGCGGGCACGCTCGTCATGGGGGACACCCTGCGCGGCAGCTTCGACACGATGTTCGGCAACGCGACCAGCGGCACCGACGCCGTCGTCCGCAGCGCCGACACCATCACCACGCCCGACGACAGCCAGGGCACCCGGCAGCCCGTCAAGACCTCGCTCGTCGAGAAGATCGAGCGGACCGACGGAGTCGCCGCCGCCGCGCCCAGCATTCAGGGCGCGGGCCAGCTCCTGGGGAAGGACAAGGAGCCCATCGGCGGTCAAGGCCCGCCCACCCTCGCCGGCAACTGGATCGGCGACACGGAGCTGAACGCCTATCAGCTGGCCGAGGGGCGCGCCCCCGCCAAGTCCGGGGAGGTCGTCGTCAACCGCGGCGCCGCCGACTCCGGTGACCTGAAGACCGGCGACACGACGACGCTGCGCACCCCCGAGCCCGTGCAGGTGACGATCGTGGGCCTCGCGGCCTTCGGCGGCGAGGACGGCATGGCGCAGACCACCTTCACCGGCATGACGCAGGCCGACGCCGAGAAGTACCTGACGCCGAAGCCCGGCGAGGCCGCGTCCATTCAGGTGCGGGCCGGGCCCGGCGTGAGCGAGCAGGAACTGGTCGACGCGCTGAGTCCCGTACTCCCCAAGGGAGTTGAGGCGATCACCGGTGAGGCGTCGGCGGCGGAGAACACGGACAACATCTCCGGCCGGTTCCTGACGCTCTTCACCAGCTTCCTGCTGGTCTTCTCCGGGATCGCGCTGCTCGTCGCCACCTTCAGCATCCACAACACGTTCGCGATCGTCGTCGCCCAGCGCACCCGCGAGAACGCCCTCCTGCGCGCGCTCGGCGCCTCGCGCCGCCAGGTCACCGCGGCCACCCTGATCGAGGCGAGCGTGGTCGCCGTGGCCGCGTCGGTGGCGGGCCTCGCGGGCGGCATCGGGATCGCGGCCGGGCTGCAGGCGCTCTTCCCCGCCATCGGATTCCCCTTCCCCGAGGGCGACCTGGTGATCAGCGGCCTGTCGATGCTGCTGCCGCCGGCCGTCGGCATCGTGGTCTGTCTCGGTTCCGCGCTGCTGCCCGCCGTACGCGCCGGGCGCACCGCGCCCCTGGCCGCGCTGCGCGAAACCGCGGTCGACCGCTCCGGGGCTTCACGCAACCGAGCCGTCGCAGGCGCGGTCCTCGCACTCGCAGCCGTCGGCCTCTCGCTGACCGGCGTCCTCGTCAGCCCGTCCGTGTGGCTGGCCGGGGCCGGTGCGGTCCTCGCGCTCGTCGCGTTCGTGGTGCTGGGGCCGGTCGCGTCCTCGCGGGCGGTACGCATTCTCGGCGAGCCCCTCGACCGGCTGCGCGGCGTCACGGGCGGACTCGCCCGGCGCAACGCCCTGCGCAGCCCCAAGCGGACCGCCGCCACCGCGAGCGCCCTGATGATCGGCGTCGCCGTCGTCTCGCTCTTCACGGTCTTCGGCGCCTCCCTGAAGGCGACCATGGACCAGACGGTGAACCGGTCCTTCGCCGGTGACCTCGCCATCAGCACCCCCGGTTTCGGCGCGGGCGGCAGCGGACTCAGCCCCAAGCTGGCCCCCGCGCTCGCCGAGCGGCCGGAGGTCTCGACCGCGGTCGGGCTCGGCAGGGGCGCGGCGGAGGTCGACGGGGAAGGGCGTGCCCTGACGGTCACCGACCCCGGCCCCTTCGCCAAGTCCTTCGACCTCGGTACGGTCGACGGATCGCTGGACGGCCTCGGCACCAACGGCATCGCGATCACCCGCGAGGAGGCCGAGAAGCAGGACCTGAAGGTCGGTTCGACGACCGAGTTCGCCTTCGCCGACGGCAAGAAGGCCACGTTCACGGTCCGCGCGCTGTACGGCCGGTCGGAGCTCGCGGGGGACTACGTCATCACCCGCGAAGCCTGGGCGCCGCACCGCATGCAGGACGCCGACAGTCTCGTGTCCGTCAGTCTCAAGGACGGTGTGAGCGCGGCCGACGGCAAGGCCGCGGTTTCCAAGGTCACCCAGGAGTACGGCAATCCGGATGTGCAGACGCGTGGTGAGTACGCGCAGTCCGCGGCGGGCGGCATCGACATGATGCTCACGCTGGTCTACGCCCTGCTCGCGCTCGCCGTCCTGATCGCCCTGCTCGGCATCGCCAACACGCTGACCCTCGCCATCCACGAACGGACCCGTGAGCTGGGTCTGTTGCGTGCCGTCGGACAGACCAGGGCGCAGCTGCGGGCCATGGTCCGCTGGGAGTCGGTGCTGGTCGCCGCCTTCGGCACGGCCGGTGGCCTGGTGCTCGGCGGGTTCCTCGGCTGGGTGCTCGTCAAGGCGTCGGACGGCGCGACGAGCAGTGCCTTCGCGTTCGCGGTGCCGCCCGTACAGCTGGCGGTGGTCGTCCTGGTGGGCCTGACGGCGGGAGCCCTCGCGGGTCTGCGTCCGGCACGGCGGGCCGCACGCCTGGACGTGCTGCGTGCCATCGCCACCGAGTGA
- a CDS encoding SRPBCC family protein, translating into MARRLRPVGLEFAESAPLRLVFAREVSASPETVYRALADDTADWPEWFSAVTLCRPTDGAEGGKGREVRLKGGTRFWETIVAAEAPQRYAYRVDESNTPGLRALLEEWHLTPAGTGTRVQWTFAADGPAALRLALKLGRPGLGRAFRDAVTALERRLAAANT; encoded by the coding sequence ATGGCACGCCGACTGAGGCCCGTGGGGCTGGAGTTCGCCGAGTCCGCTCCGTTGCGTCTGGTCTTCGCACGTGAGGTGAGCGCGTCCCCGGAGACGGTGTACCGCGCCCTCGCCGACGACACCGCCGACTGGCCCGAGTGGTTCTCGGCGGTCACGCTCTGCCGGCCCACCGACGGCGCGGAGGGCGGCAAGGGCCGCGAGGTCCGGCTCAAGGGCGGCACGCGCTTCTGGGAGACGATCGTCGCCGCCGAGGCGCCGCAGCGGTACGCCTACCGCGTCGACGAGTCGAACACCCCGGGCCTGCGCGCCCTGCTGGAGGAGTGGCACCTCACCCCGGCCGGGACCGGCACCCGTGTGCAGTGGACGTTCGCCGCGGACGGACCCGCCGCGCTGCGCCTCGCCCTGAAGCTCGGCAGGCCGGGCCTCGGCCGCGCGTTCCGTGACGCCGTCACCGCCCTCGAACGCCGCCTCGCCGCGGCCAACACCTGA
- a CDS encoding ATP-binding protein → MISQPSRYCTVELQALPSRIGQVRRIVSAQLRYWHLDPLIDQAALGVTELLTNVHRHAQPDKVCTVEIELLLDRLTVSVHDHDPRLPEVHDAEPFETGGRGLAMIAAVSESWGVRPHGDTGKVVWFTLPAPTSTVALPPAYPAYGAATAGPFADLGIGPKSLADGHAPGHTPARSAVAG, encoded by the coding sequence GTGATCAGCCAGCCAAGCAGATATTGCACGGTAGAGCTTCAGGCCCTGCCGTCCCGGATCGGCCAGGTGCGCAGAATCGTATCGGCACAGTTGCGCTACTGGCATCTCGATCCGCTGATAGACCAGGCCGCGCTCGGTGTGACCGAGCTCCTGACCAACGTGCACCGGCACGCACAGCCGGACAAGGTGTGCACCGTGGAGATCGAGCTGCTGCTCGACCGCCTCACGGTCTCCGTGCACGATCACGACCCCCGTCTGCCCGAGGTGCACGACGCGGAGCCGTTCGAGACCGGCGGTCGCGGGCTCGCCATGATCGCCGCGGTCAGCGAGAGCTGGGGCGTACGCCCCCATGGCGACACCGGCAAGGTCGTCTGGTTCACCCTCCCGGCCCCTACGTCCACCGTCGCCCTGCCGCCCGCCTACCCGGCGTACGGCGCGGCCACCGCGGGTCCCTTCGCGGACCTGGGTATCGGGCCGAAGTCCCTCGCCGACGGGCATGCGCCCGGACACACTCCCGCCCGGTCGGCCGTTGCCGGCTGA
- a CDS encoding right-handed parallel beta-helix repeat-containing protein, producing MAQGTVQVTHTGTSRWRRRTGDYASLAAALEAASDGDVLTIAPGTYRENLVVQRAVTLRGPEGSPGSVRIAPSDGVPLTVRSSAVVQDLHVEGQDSAAPALLVEDGAPELIDVRVVTRSAAGIEVRGGARPTVRRCTVDNPGGIGIAVLDGGGGVFEECEVVSAGQSGIAVRGGAHPRLERCRVHHASGAGLSVTGEHSGLEAIGCEVYEVKGSGVQITGRAAAHLTDCDVHRTTSDGVTLDTDAVLTLADCRIHDIPENAIDLRSRSVLTLTRSTVRQFGRNGLSVWDPGTRVDANQCEIHDSTGDYPAVWVSDGATVVLESCRVHDVPDALFVLDRGSRADVVDSDLSQVRNTAVSVSDGATAQLDDCRIREAATGAWFRDHGSGGTLANCTVDGVQTGVIVTKGADPTIERCTVTSPAEAGFYVSAGGRGSLHGCRVNDSGGYGFHVIDGCRTTLKKCRTERCARGGFEFAEDGPLVEDCTSDESGGVRAAATAATAATPQGAAPQTAKQSVGLLGTIPGQRTDPEPAKATAPEPPSRSSKDVLGELDKLVGLDSVKREVRALTDMIEVGRRRQLAGLKAASARRHLVFTGSPGTGKTTVARLYGEILASLGVLESGHLVEVSRVDLVGEHIGSTAIRTQEAFDRARGGVLFIDEAYALSPEDSGRDFGREAIDTLVKLMEDHREAVVVIVAGYTAEMKRFLSVNPGVASRFSRTITFGDYAPEELLRIVEQQAEEHEYRLDTGTGEALLKYFTALPKGPAFGNGRTARQTFEAMVERHAGRVAQFEEPSTDDLTLLYPEDLPELP from the coding sequence CCAGGTGACGCACACCGGCACCTCGCGATGGCGGCGCCGCACGGGCGACTACGCATCGCTCGCTGCCGCCTTGGAGGCCGCGAGCGACGGGGACGTGCTCACCATCGCCCCCGGCACGTACCGCGAGAACCTCGTCGTCCAGCGGGCGGTGACGCTGCGCGGCCCCGAGGGCTCCCCCGGCTCCGTCCGCATCGCACCCAGCGACGGGGTGCCGCTCACCGTCCGCTCGTCCGCCGTGGTGCAGGACCTGCACGTCGAGGGGCAGGACTCGGCGGCGCCCGCGCTGCTCGTCGAGGACGGGGCGCCCGAACTCATCGACGTACGCGTGGTGACGCGTTCCGCGGCCGGCATCGAAGTGCGCGGCGGAGCACGCCCGACCGTCCGCCGCTGCACGGTCGACAACCCCGGCGGCATCGGCATCGCCGTCCTCGACGGCGGAGGCGGTGTCTTCGAGGAGTGCGAGGTCGTCTCGGCCGGGCAGTCGGGCATCGCCGTCCGCGGCGGCGCGCATCCCCGTCTCGAACGCTGCCGGGTGCATCACGCATCCGGCGCGGGGCTCTCGGTGACCGGTGAGCACTCGGGGCTGGAGGCGATCGGCTGCGAGGTGTACGAGGTCAAGGGCTCGGGCGTGCAGATCACGGGGCGCGCTGCGGCGCATCTGACGGACTGCGACGTGCACCGCACGACGTCGGACGGCGTCACGCTCGACACGGACGCCGTGCTCACGCTCGCCGACTGCCGCATCCACGACATCCCGGAGAACGCGATCGATCTGCGTTCCCGCTCGGTCCTGACCCTGACCCGTTCCACCGTGCGGCAGTTCGGGCGCAACGGCCTCTCGGTGTGGGACCCGGGCACGCGCGTGGACGCCAACCAGTGCGAGATCCACGACAGCACGGGCGACTACCCCGCGGTGTGGGTCAGCGACGGCGCGACGGTCGTCCTGGAGTCCTGCCGGGTGCACGACGTACCGGACGCGCTGTTCGTCCTGGACCGCGGCTCGCGCGCCGACGTCGTCGACAGCGACCTCTCCCAGGTGCGCAACACGGCGGTGTCCGTGAGCGACGGCGCGACGGCGCAGCTCGACGACTGCCGGATCCGCGAGGCCGCCACCGGCGCGTGGTTCCGCGATCACGGCAGCGGCGGCACCCTGGCCAACTGCACGGTCGACGGCGTCCAGACGGGCGTCATCGTCACCAAGGGTGCCGACCCCACCATCGAGCGCTGCACGGTCACCTCACCCGCGGAGGCCGGCTTCTACGTCTCCGCGGGCGGACGCGGCAGCCTGCACGGCTGCCGCGTGAACGACAGCGGCGGGTACGGCTTCCACGTCATCGACGGATGCCGTACGACGCTGAAGAAGTGCCGTACGGAGCGGTGTGCGCGCGGCGGCTTCGAGTTCGCCGAGGACGGTCCGCTGGTCGAGGACTGCACCAGCGACGAGAGCGGCGGGGTCCGGGCCGCGGCGACGGCGGCGACGGCGGCGACGCCTCAGGGGGCCGCCCCGCAGACGGCCAAGCAGTCCGTGGGGCTGCTCGGCACGATCCCCGGTCAGCGCACGGACCCGGAGCCCGCGAAGGCCACGGCCCCCGAGCCGCCGTCCCGCTCGTCGAAGGACGTGCTCGGTGAACTCGACAAGCTGGTCGGCCTGGACAGCGTCAAGCGCGAGGTGCGCGCCCTCACGGACATGATCGAGGTCGGGCGGCGCAGGCAGCTGGCCGGGCTCAAGGCGGCCTCGGCACGCCGCCATCTGGTGTTCACCGGCTCCCCCGGCACCGGCAAGACGACCGTGGCGCGGCTCTACGGCGAGATCCTGGCGTCGCTCGGCGTCCTGGAGAGCGGGCATCTCGTAGAGGTGTCCCGGGTCGACCTGGTGGGCGAGCACATCGGGTCGACGGCGATCCGCACCCAGGAGGCCTTCGACCGGGCGCGCGGCGGTGTGCTGTTCATCGACGAGGCGTACGCCCTCTCGCCCGAGGATTCCGGGCGTGACTTCGGCCGGGAGGCCATCGACACGCTGGTGAAGCTGATGGAGGACCACCGCGAGGCGGTGGTGGTGATCGTCGCGGGCTACACCGCGGAGATGAAGCGCTTCCTTTCCGTCAACCCCGGTGTGGCGTCCCGCTTCTCACGGACCATCACCTTCGGCGACTACGCCCCCGAGGAGCTGCTCCGGATCGTGGAGCAGCAGGCCGAGGAGCACGAGTACCGCCTCGACACGGGGACGGGCGAGGCCCTCCTGAAGTACTTCACGGCACTTCCGAAGGGCCCCGCGTTCGGCAACGGCCGCACCGCCCGCCAGACGTTCGAGGCGATGGTGGAGCGGCACGCGGGGCGGGTCGCCCAGTTCGAGGAGCCGAGCACGGACGATCTCACCCTGCTGTATCCGGAGGATCTGCCGGAGCTGCCATGA